AAACGAAAAAACATACTGCCATGGTTGGATCCGAGTGAGGATCATTCCCACATGATCAATGTCCAAATCATAAAGGGATGCAATGGCAAAAAATATAACAAATGGTACGGCAAAAAAACCAAGAGTTACAAGTAAAACTGGAATAGGGTAATTGAAGAACCGAAATGTCACCCGAAAATAAAACTGCTTTTTTATCGTTTAGTCAACTTATTTTTGAAGTTTGGATTTTGAAACAGGAGAACTTAAGTCTTTAGTTTTCCTGTTTCACCTTCAAGCTGTTCAGAATCCTGTGTGTTGTCCTCAGTCTTTGTGACAGTTTCTGTGATCGTTGTTTCGCCCTCTTTTTGGTGGATTCCATTGATTAGTATATGCAATTCTTTTTGTTTTTCAGAGATCGAATCTTCTACGGCTGTTAGTCGATTGATAATGCTGTGAAGGATCACTGATAAAAACCCGGGGCTTTCTTTTCCCATTCCCAAAAAAATATCTTTGGTGATGATTCCGACTTTTGTATCCTCTGCTGCTGCTACAATGGAAGCTGCTCTTGGAGAAGGGAATACAAGAGCCATCTCACCAAAAAATTCTCCAGGTTTGATATCTCTTACATATTGTTCTTCGCCAGTAGCTTTCCGTTTATAAACCTGTAACAATCCAGAAAAAACAAAATACATTTTACCGTTACATTCTTCCCCTTCAGAAAATACTTTTGTTCCTTGGGCAAAATGGTCAATGCGCACTTCAGTGATGTATTTACGGAGGTGTTCTACATTCATTTGGTTTCCTCCTTTTGGATTTCTTCGATCATTTTGTCGAGTTCAGCGAGTCTCGCTTCTGCTCGGTGGAGTTTTTCGACTGTACTTTTGGTAAGTTGGAATAAAAAATGAGTATTGATACGAGCCAGTTTTTCGAATTGGTCATCTCGCAAAATGCCAACCCG
This sequence is a window from Leptospira ellinghausenii. Protein-coding genes within it:
- a CDS encoding Crp/Fnr family transcriptional regulator codes for the protein MNVEHLRKYITEVRIDHFAQGTKVFSEGEECNGKMYFVFSGLLQVYKRKATGEEQYVRDIKPGEFFGEMALVFPSPRAASIVAAAEDTKVGIITKDIFLGMGKESPGFLSVILHSIINRLTAVEDSISEKQKELHILINGIHQKEGETTITETVTKTEDNTQDSEQLEGETGKLKT